GCAGCATAACAAATAACAAATGCTGTTTACTTTTTGTGAAACACTTTAGTGATATGCAACTGTCGACAAACCAGAGCTCTATCTAAAAAGACAACAGCTCAACACGGCCACAGTGTTGGTGCATTTGCAACAAAAAATAACTGATTGGTTGTGAGTGTTTGTCATGATGTCAGTATAAATGATTCTCACTGCTTCAAAGAGCACAACACCTGTCCGGTCTTCGCATCTGTGTGCATATTGTGCCCATGGCTCATTTCCAGCTCAAATTCACAAAATTATCTGGAAAATGTGAgtaaaaaaacatgtctttaCAAAAGGATTGCCCTAATCAGAGGACAAACAGGACAGTAGGTACAGCCATTAACAAAAATTTGACCTGAGAAGACAAACCAGGAAGTGGCCAACGTTCAGAATCTCTCTTTTATATTAGACACAGTTACACAATAAGCTTTGCCCCTTTGCCAGGGTAAATAAAATGCCACGGTCCAGCAAGTGttaacaaaatatatacatCTACACATCAGCGATGGCGACGGCTCAGTGCCGTAATTTCTCAAGTTAAAGTGAAaatttatgtacatttttgaaCATCGTTGAATCAACTGATCAAATTGAAACTTCATCCACTTTTCAGTGACAttcaatttgtctttttttatgtatttttattttcttgtgttttttgtggtgGCAGATAACTCTTTCACCTTCCAGcaattgttttgtttacttgaataaagattaaatatgACAATTAACTTTAGTCCACAACGTTATTTGATAACCACTAACAAATACAACAATTTGTACATAGGCAAGTGGCCACGTTGAAGCCTGTAGACCAACTGTAGACCAACAGACCGGATGATCTGGGCACCAGGTTTGTCGTGGTTTATAGTATAACCTTCCTCAAGCCAGCGCTCATGTACAGAGAGGACGCTGGTGAAGGAAATAGTGGAGCAGCACAATGGCAGGATTTATCAGAGCTGGAACAGTGAAGCACAGCTCGGCTCAGTCTGGTTCCATCTGGTCCAGTCTGCTGTGTCCTCGGCGGTCTCAACGAGCGTCAGTCGACCTGACTAAGTTGGGTTGGGTCAGGTTGGGTCACTTCCTCTGTGCGTTGTGAATTTTGGGGATCTCGTTGATCTCCACACAATGAGCAACAGGCCCAGCACACACTGGCTCCCCGCACTGCCAGGGGGAAGATTACATTCAAAACAGGCCGCAGCAGAGATAGCCATCGTGCTGCCAGCCAGCACACATTCCCCTGAGGCTTCACACATTCAGCCGCTTACACTTCTACTATTCAACACAACTGGTGGTGACGCCTGAGActagcagaaaaaaagaaacgcaTATGTCTGTCTGGCATATAGACTTTTGGACCCCACTGGATATGTAGGCTGAGACCATACTGACAATCTCTGatattttcacataaacctGGAAATACTCAGAACGTTTGAGgagtttaaaaacacaagatgttaTGACCATTAAAATTAAGAAGAAATATTGAGGACTCTGCACCATTCAAATTTAAGCAAATTGGTGGCATTGaccaaaaaaaagttagatGAGGTTTCACTCCCTAAATGTGATTGCTAGAAATAGTGCAGAATTTTTACATCTACATGTGATAATATCTTGTGTCTTGAAACCTCAAACTCCTCATATGGAAGCCAAAAGTCAATGTTTAGCTGTGATCTTCTCCTGCATGTGACTTAATTTATTGAAAAAGATGACTTGATTGGTTTAATCTAACACTCcaatttaaactgaaaacaaaactgtagtAAGAACATGTCACAAGCTCAAGTTTTTATATCTTACTGTATCTAAAATAAGTTCACAGCCATATCTCACCTAGAGGTTCACCAATACTGATTATTGGCATCGGATATTGGGCCACTATTGGCTAAAAATGTGGCTCAGGGATCAATGACAAAAGGGTCAATCTATTCAATTCTATGTTCACATCGACCAGCGCGTACTCCGTTATGCATCAGAAGTGCACTGCCAGGTGGTGATCAGAACTCTAAACAGAAACGCCTCCAGTCTACTCTGGTTTAACTTACTGTGCCTCGAGCATAATTTAGTCAGAACAAGCCTGTCTGAAGAAGCTCCTTTTCAGGAGCAAAACATCACGATTTTACGGCTTGTTCCAACAGAAACCTGCATAGTGACAGTACCTTCATGCTAGTTAAACTGGCTTTGTGGCGTTTAACGCCAACATTACTTAGCAGAGCTCCAGATGAATAGACGGAAAGACGAGGAGGGCTGGAATGATGGTTAATTACCAGCTAGGCCAGCTAGGCCACCAAAACCACCACGGCTACCCGAGGCCACCAGACAGACCCTCTTGTCTTGAGAGCCGGGCTGTAGGCCACAATATCTTGACTATCAGACGCGTAAGGGATCCACAAGGCAActttacataaacaaacacacgtgttaaacaaaagaacacacaaacGACACAGGAAGACGCCCGACCAGACCAATCaacaaaattaaatcaaacagtCAGCCAATGTGATgctacatttaaaaagtttaCACTTTAATTGTAAGTCCTGTCAagtttttttaatcaagttGTTGGtgcacaattatttttttaacaataactAACAAGTCAGTATATCTTTATCCTTATATctatttgttacattttgttttacagttaGGAAAGCAAAGGTCAAGTCAGGCCTGATGTTGCCTTACACATAAAAGAATAGTCGCAGTCTCTGTCACACAGTGAGGCATTTAGCTTATTAATTATACACTGGATCAGTGCTTGGTATCAACCAAAGCCCAGGTACCTGAATCACAATCAGGACTGAAAAAGTTGTATACATTCCCAATATCACCACAATACCTCACCAACCTACATAATAATGAAACACTGAGCTAACAACATTGAAATGATGATTAAAGCCTGATTAACACCAAACTAGGAAAGACATTAACACCATGGactacacactctacactcAGCTCCTACCAAACTAGGACAGCCAATTTTACTAACCAGCCTTACATTACTTCTCATGAGAACACATGTCCACAATCCGAAGGTATGAAACAAGAGCTTAACAACAGGATGtcaatgcacacacagaaatgtgtagACAGTCTATCAGCAAAAACCACATCCTCACATATACAAAGAGTCATTCATGTGGAAACCTGCATATGATCACACTAGAGTACCTGCTGCCTCTCTTCACTTACATTTTGGTCATGCTATTAACCATTTGGTGCCCTTTTATAATCACTGATTCACCATGGACGCCAGCAGGTAATAAACAGTAGCCTGcccacacacatgtacagaccACCCACCCATCCTGAACATTAACGACCTGTCAGTGAAAATAGAGCAAATGTACAGTCGACACCCTCCCTCAATAAACGCTCTccgacacacacatacacagacaagcACAGACAAATGCACATGCACTGACGCTCTAACGAGACCCTGGTGTTTTACAGCCATCCCTTGGGAGGTGATTTATAAGGGCAGGGTCATCCCACACATTAGATCCTGAAAATATATTGACAGGAGCCACATAGGTTTAAATGCACAGCCACTGATATGGCACACAGATGCCCAGCCACAACATGCTCGTAAATACCATCCGACCAGAATGTATGGAACAAATCAGGTTTTATGGGCGGGACTGGTTCCAATGCAATTAGTACACAAAGCAAAGGTCTTGGAAATGCTTTcattaaaactgctttaaaaaggAGCAGTCACTTGTCCTATACTGCCTCTCTGCACAAAGTGACCATCATTTTCAGCAGGAAAGTGAGAGTGATCAATACCAGTCACTCCTCATTGCTACTACAAGGAGATTTAAGATAATAATTCAATAACTTTACACATTAACTAATAATACCAACATATAACATTACCATTCTACAAAAATCTTGTCAAAAATTAATgtaacttaatttttttttttaaatgcaaacatgTGCATGCAATGTGTGGCTCAGCCCTGATTAGACTTGATTAATTTAAAAACGTGAGTGATGGAGATGTCCAGCTTTCCAAACAGACAGAGACGGCCTGGCTGTGTGTTGTTTCTGGGAATACTTCAATGTCCCTGAACTACCCATTTTTTAGTTAGGTTTAGTTTCTCCTTAACACGGGTGATAATTGGTGCAACGTTTGCAAGCTGAAGGCAGTTGGAAATATTACAGGCTTTACTATACATACACCACTTGTTTAGATTGTGTGAAATCTTCTAGACTCATGGGCACACTTGTGCATTTTAAGTCATTATGCTACTCCCCTTCTTTGACCCAAGGACTTGACTTGAAAACCGAAGCAAACTTGAGCCACAATTAAAATATGtcactttcctcctcttcagcaaACCGTATGTTAAAAACTACTCATAGATCGGGACCATTTAATGTGCATTTAACTTCTTTGTTTAACTTAAATAAATGGTGTTAACaactagaaaagtgcactcagtaATATGCGTTATCTAGACCTATAACCACCAAGATATACAAGATAACTATTTAAACGTTATTTTTactcttgtaaaaaaaaaaaaatacagaaatagggatttattcatgtcgtattgtgtgttgtgttggtggttcaaaacatataaaaaggtAAGGAATTGCAGGAATGCTCTGGTTCAATACGAGACCAAACCTCTCTATGATGAGCCATGACAAAAGGCCAAAACGCGGCATGCAACAGATGAAGCTAGTTTTTAGCCTAGCCGAACACCTTTTGCTCTGTAAATGATGCTATAAAACAGGTTGAGTAGtgaataaaatagatttttcaaAACTTGTGAATAACCACAACTGTGAGAGGTTGTTCAGCAAACAGGCATGGATGTGCATAAAAAAACTTAGGCTGATTGGTCCAGTAGTTAGAAAAATTAGCTGcggacagacagatacacacgtatgtacacacacacacggccaaaCGCATGACGCAAACAGTCATGAATCAGAAACTGAAGCTTGAGAACAAACCCAAAAGCAAAAGCTGGGCTGTATATGTGAAAACATACATGTTGAGAACACGCTGTTGTAGAAAATAAAGGATATGagattggtgtttttttttcctaatacAAATTTCCAGTACTCCATTCACTATTGTCGGCGCAAATTTAGTCTTagaacagaaaatatatataacaaattGAATTAAGTATCAGGAGATGAGTGAATATGAAATGAATCAGGGGGAAAAGGCTTGATTGGGGCATGTCTAGTTATTGGTCTTTGTAGGGTTCATTGGTTAAGAATTACCAGTTACAGTTACAGCCACACATCAGCAGGGAAACACAGACTCCAGCAGGCACCGTCAACTCCTCGCACTCGTGTGACAGCAGGTAAACTAGAGAGAAATTGACCGTGAGCCTAATTCACCAAGACAGTCTTCTCATTTGTAACAAGGGCTTTGGTTTCAACCAAATACTACTTATCATCAAAGACAATAATCCACCTGATCCCCATAGATTTCACATTCCTCAGAATTAAACGTCATGTGATAACAGTAGCCATCCTTCAGTATCCATTTAATAAAGGCCCacgaagacagacagaaacaaagctAACATCATTACATCCATGTTACCCTTTACATCCCCAGTGATGAAAACCAGCCCAGAAATCAACTCATCTCCATTTCTCTTCTCTACCTGCTGTTCATTAATGCTACTATAACCTTGGTATGCAAAAAATCCTAAAAGCTGAGATAATAACATTTTCAGTAGACAGAGAAAGGGGCTTAAGATTGTAACGTGAGCAATTTCCTGCTGTAGCAAGGTGAACAAAACTTCCCAGTAATGTCAGAAACAAGGCTTAAAACTTATTATTGGGACTTTCAGCTGGTTGATGTCATAAATCACTAGCAAAGAGTGGTgactggagaggagaggcaaagagagtgggagaaaaaaagagacagtgaggagggagggagagagagagattaaaaaaaaaaatcaataagctTTTAGTGACGAGAAGGACTGCTGCGCTATACTGTTCACATCAACAAGTAAACCATCATCTCTTCCTCGTGAGTTCATTGAAGGGTACAGTATTTTAAGCCTTGCTCTGAGAGATAGACTATAAAACAAACTTAAATATTGCCTGCaatgttttgtttcatctgtacaAATAGACTATTTTCAATCATTTCTACCACATTCCTCTATCTCCAATTAAATCATACAACCTCTGACTTGTTTCCTGCTTTTCAACAACAAATGTGCTGAGAGTGTGTACAGCGAACTGTGCACCCAGCAGAAATTGTGCCCAGCAAGCCAGACAGATGAGATTCAAACAAGGAGGCAGACGAGGTAAAATGTCGAATCACTGCAGCCACTTGATACAGACAAGAGATGTAACATCCAGCTGAGCCCTGCACTGTGTCCCactgacagaggacagacagactgtggcAGGCTGGCCACTGTCTGCTGGCTATCTAGGAAAACAATAACACTTTTCTTCCCTCACAGCTGCCACAGCaaccactgaaaacacagagcttcAAACACGACCTCTCAGTACTTTGCTTTGATTCCAGACCAGGGATAAAATGTTTGTCACTTGTGTTCCTGTGTTAAAAAGCAATGTGGCTGCATCcaattaaataaatgtcttaAAAAAGTAAGGAAATAGAATCTCTTAcccatcctcctctccatcaaCAGCCTTGAGACCAGCTGATGCAGTTAAGGCACTGGCGGTAGCAGAATTGCCCTCAGCTTCTTGACCCTGGCCAGTGCTGGATCCAGATCCAGCCTCTCCTCCAGACAGCTTGGGCAGCCCCAACAAAGCCGACTGGTGCTGGAGCAGCAGTCGCTGGGCGTCCTGCAGCTGAGTGGTGGTGAAGGTGGGCAGACTAGCATAGAGGGCACTGGCCTGGGCAGCATGGGCCAGGGCCTGGGCACTGCTGTGGTCCTGGGACAAGCTCACACAAGACAGTTGGCTCTGAGGAACACCCTGTGGGGGCATCCTACCATTATTCCCGGTGTTGTGGGCTTGGGGCTGGGCCTGGGTATCGCTCTGAGGGTTGGGAGGAGGCACACTTGGTGCAGACACTTGGCTCTGGTGGACTGTTGTGGGCAGCTGGGTGCCCAGGCCTGGGTTTTGGATTTGTGTTGGGAGTGACTGTGGCTTCTGCTGCTGGCAATCCAGATGGCCGGGGTGGCTCTGAGGCTGCTGGCCAAGACCTGGTGCTCCGACGTGAGAGGGCATACTGGAGGTGGTCGCCTGCAGGGAGGagggctgctggggctgagtgtgaAGGAGTGCCTGTGACTGCTGTGGGCCTCCCATCATCTGACACGCTCCATTAGCTGGTCCAGAGGGAGCTGATCCCGCTTGGTTGGACAGAGGTTGAGAGACAGCAGCCTGGGGGATGCCTGGGTGTGGCTGGGTGTACTCAGGTGGTCTCACCTGCACTGGGGCTGCGTGGGGTGTAGCAGGCGGCTGCTGTGGCATGGTGGCATAGCCCATCTTCTGCTGCTGAACACCCACTAGGCCCTGTGTAGACGCTGGGGACTGATTAGCAACCGCCTGGGCAtaggtgagctgctgctgctgctgctgctgctgctgctgctgctgctgctgctgctgctgctgctgctgctgctgcacagctggTGTAGAGAGTCCAATGGTAGTCTGGTGGCCCGGCATGGGAGCAGTCTGATGAATGTTTGTTGGAGCTGAGGGGGCCACAGTAGTCTTCACATGTGAATGCGTAATATCCTGGGGGTGCATGTGAAGTTGGGTTTGGGACACTCCCATGCTTAAGCCACTGGGGAGGATTCCTTGAAAACCCTGAGGAGGGGAGGAGTAATCCTGGGCATGCTGGGGCACTGGGGGTCCCCCAGCCTCTCCGCTGCACACGCTCTCAGTGTAATGGCTCAATGTACTCATAGTACTACTCACAGAACTACCACTTGTGCTTTCCCTCTCTGAGGGCCCAGCAAAGCTCTCAGAGACAAAGTGACGCATGCTGAGAGACCCAGTATCAGATGCAGAGGAGCTGGGAGCAGAGGCTTGGCTCTCCTTGTCATAGAATTCAGTGCATGTCCATCGGCCCTTCTTAAAGGGCTCAGAGCTAGAGTCCAGCTTCACCACCCTGAAGCGAGAACTGGTGGCAGCCACTGCAGGGGCTGGAGCCGGGGTGGGAGTGGATGGTACGGGGGCTGTGGCCACAGCTGCGACAGGGGCACTCacaggctgcagcacagcaggtcCAACTCTTCCCTGGATCCCACTGGAGAGTCCCATCCCTCCAGAggcactgacagcagcagcagcaacagcagcagcaggagcagtaGTCGTAGTAGTCATAGTGATGTTGGAGTTGATGTTTTGGTGCTGCTGGATCATGCCGACATTAGTGGTTATAAGGTTACCTCCGGCTGCAAcagcaccacctccacctccgcTCCCACCGCTGCTGCTTATCACATTGAGAGGAAAGCCACCACTGCTAGTGCTAGCACTCGTGCTGATCCCACCTCTCACAGGCACG
This region of Pempheris klunzingeri isolate RE-2024b chromosome 10, fPemKlu1.hap1, whole genome shotgun sequence genomic DNA includes:
- the LOC139208246 gene encoding TSC22 domain family protein 1-like isoform X1; this translates as MHHPDPAGDSGSVRKMAHPAVFHRRGSNTGSGSGSTLATAANPVVNNSHVPADDYQTSLLIQCQPPAGSSSPGPHHIPPHSLNLHSQPQPTQSAGAQIKKKSGFQITSVTPAQISVSTNNSIAEDTESYDDLDESHTEDLSSSEILDVSLSRANDIVGAERSSSEETLNNFHEAETPGAVSPNQPSHPHALTQAQQHGGAMVNGTVHHHHQHPHHPNHAQVYPLSSGPGSAPSALTSGALPCVTQKMPSNVGVPQENVSQAVPSSIVAQPVGVVASGSVPGMHSSATGTTVSIVNPQTSSVSNVNMLSSANVPVRGGISTSASTSSGGFPLNVISSSGGSGGGGGAVAAGGNLITTNVGMIQQHQNINSNITMTTTTTAPAAAVAAAAVSASGGMGLSSGIQGRVGPAVLQPVSAPVAAVATAPVPSTPTPAPAPAVAATSSRFRVVKLDSSSEPFKKGRWTCTEFYDKESQASAPSSSASDTGSLSMRHFVSESFAGPSERESTSGSSVSSTMSTLSHYTESVCSGEAGGPPVPQHAQDYSSPPQGFQGILPSGLSMGVSQTQLHMHPQDITHSHVKTTVAPSAPTNIHQTAPMPGHQTTIGLSTPAVQQQQQQQQQQQQQQQQQQQQQQLTYAQAVANQSPASTQGLVGVQQQKMGYATMPQQPPATPHAAPVQVRPPEYTQPHPGIPQAAVSQPLSNQAGSAPSGPANGACQMMGGPQQSQALLHTQPQQPSSLQATTSSMPSHVGAPGLGQQPQSHPGHLDCQQQKPQSLPTQIQNPGLGTQLPTTVHQSQVSAPSVPPPNPQSDTQAQPQAHNTGNNGRMPPQGVPQSQLSCVSLSQDHSSAQALAHAAQASALYASLPTFTTTQLQDAQRLLLQHQSALLGLPKLSGGEAGSGSSTGQGQEAEGNSATASALTASAGLKAVDGEEDGSSGASVVAIDNKIEQAMDLVKSHLMYAVREEVEVLKEQIKELIERNSQLEQENTLLKTLASPEQMAQFQAQVQTGSPPAPPTAATPGPPSTATLAQPTLHSSGPSA